The Candidatus Mycolicibacterium alkanivorans genome contains a region encoding:
- a CDS encoding 3'(2'),5'-bisphosphate nucleotidase CysQ, with the protein MSDHALAARLATEAGQLLLRVRENFSDAPTEVRKAAGDKHSHDFLIEELADRRPADAVLSEEGVDDPARLSARRVWIVDPLDGTREFGELGRDDWAVHVALWQTGQLVAGAVALPAQRITLATPDVAPPPKASTAPRVVVSRSRPPSIALAVRDALGGTLIELGSAGAKVLSIVLGRADIYVHAGGQYEWDSAAPVAVARAAGLHTSRIDGGPLLYNQPNPSLPDLLVCRPGLVEAVLAVTA; encoded by the coding sequence ATGAGCGATCACGCGCTGGCCGCGCGGCTGGCCACCGAAGCCGGACAACTCTTGTTGAGAGTGCGTGAGAACTTTTCCGACGCACCCACGGAAGTGCGAAAAGCCGCGGGAGACAAGCACTCACACGACTTTCTGATCGAGGAACTAGCCGATCGCCGGCCCGCAGATGCGGTGCTGTCTGAGGAAGGGGTCGATGATCCGGCTCGGCTCAGCGCGCGGCGGGTGTGGATCGTTGATCCGCTCGACGGCACCCGCGAGTTCGGTGAACTCGGCCGGGATGACTGGGCAGTGCACGTCGCGCTATGGCAGACGGGGCAGCTGGTGGCCGGCGCGGTCGCACTGCCCGCGCAACGGATCACCCTCGCCACCCCAGACGTCGCGCCCCCGCCCAAGGCGTCGACCGCTCCCCGTGTGGTGGTGTCGCGAAGCAGACCACCGTCCATTGCGCTGGCCGTACGTGATGCGCTTGGCGGCACATTGATCGAGCTCGGTTCGGCCGGCGCCAAGGTGTTGTCGATAGTGCTGGGACGCGCCGATATCTATGTGCACGCCGGCGGCCAATACGAATGGGATTCGGCCGCACCTGTCGCTGTGGCACGCGCGGCGGGCCTGCACACCTCCCGCATCGACGGTGGACCCCTGTTGTATAACCAGCCGAACCCGTCATTACCGGATCTACTCGTGTGCCGCCCTGGACTGGTCGAGGCGGTGCTCGCGGTCACGGCATGA
- the serA gene encoding phosphoglycerate dehydrogenase: MSLPVVLIADKLAESTVAALGDQVEVRWVDGTDHEKLLAAVPDADALLVRSATKVGADVLAAGTKLKIVARAGVGLDNVDVDAATARGVLVVNAPTSNIHSAAEHALALLLSAARQIPAADASLREHAWKRSSFSGTEIFGKTVGVVGLGRIGQLVAQRLAAFGTHVVAYDPYVSPARATQLGIELLSLDDLLGRADFISVHLPKTLETAGLIGAEALARTKPGVIVVNAARGGLVDEAALAEAVATGHVRAAGIDVFATEPCTDSPLFDLPQVVVTPHLGASTGEAQDRAGTDVAASVKLALAGEFVPNAVNVGAGVVSEEVAPWLDLVRKLGLLVGALGAQPPVSLTVQVRGELAAEDVAVLRLSALRGLFSAVVEDQVTFVNAPALAAERGVAVEISKASESPNHRSLVDVRAVASDGSVVNVAGALSGPQQVQKIVQINGRNFDLRAEGVNLVINYADKPGALGKIGTLLGAAGVNIHAAQLSADADGAGATAMLRLDREVPADVLAAIGAAVDAVTLKLVDLS, from the coding sequence GTGAGCCTGCCTGTTGTGTTGATCGCCGACAAACTTGCCGAATCGACCGTTGCCGCTCTCGGTGACCAGGTTGAGGTGCGCTGGGTGGACGGCACCGACCACGAAAAGCTGCTTGCCGCGGTGCCCGATGCGGACGCGCTGCTGGTGCGATCGGCCACCAAGGTTGGCGCCGACGTGCTGGCCGCCGGCACCAAGCTGAAGATCGTCGCCCGCGCCGGCGTCGGGCTGGACAATGTCGACGTCGACGCCGCCACCGCGCGCGGTGTGCTGGTGGTCAACGCACCCACCTCAAACATCCACAGCGCCGCTGAGCACGCCCTGGCTCTGCTGCTGTCTGCGGCCCGGCAGATCCCCGCGGCCGACGCGTCGCTGCGCGAGCATGCGTGGAAACGCTCGTCGTTCTCGGGCACCGAGATTTTCGGCAAGACCGTCGGCGTCGTGGGGCTGGGCCGCATCGGCCAGCTGGTGGCGCAGCGGCTGGCCGCGTTCGGCACCCACGTGGTGGCCTACGACCCGTACGTGTCCCCGGCGCGTGCCACCCAGCTCGGCATCGAGCTGCTCAGCCTCGATGACCTGCTTGGCCGCGCCGATTTCATTTCCGTGCACCTGCCCAAGACTCTGGAGACGGCCGGACTGATCGGCGCGGAGGCGCTGGCCCGGACCAAACCGGGTGTAATCGTCGTCAACGCCGCCCGCGGCGGTCTGGTCGATGAGGCGGCGCTGGCCGAAGCGGTGGCCACCGGCCACGTCCGCGCCGCCGGGATCGACGTGTTCGCGACCGAACCGTGCACGGACAGCCCGCTGTTCGACCTGCCCCAGGTGGTCGTCACGCCGCACCTTGGGGCCTCGACGGGCGAGGCCCAAGACCGGGCCGGCACCGACGTCGCCGCCTCGGTGAAGTTGGCGCTGGCCGGGGAGTTCGTGCCGAATGCGGTCAACGTCGGCGCCGGCGTGGTCAGCGAAGAGGTAGCGCCCTGGCTGGACCTGGTTCGCAAGCTCGGGCTGCTCGTCGGCGCCCTGGGTGCCCAGCCGCCGGTGTCGCTGACCGTGCAGGTGCGCGGCGAGCTGGCAGCAGAAGATGTTGCGGTACTGCGGCTTTCGGCCTTGCGGGGATTGTTCTCCGCGGTTGTCGAGGACCAGGTGACGTTCGTCAACGCCCCGGCCCTGGCCGCCGAACGCGGCGTGGCCGTCGAGATCAGCAAGGCCAGTGAAAGTCCCAATCACCGCAGCCTGGTCGACGTGCGGGCGGTCGCCTCGGACGGCTCGGTCGTCAACGTGGCCGGCGCGCTGTCCGGGCCGCAGCAGGTGCAAAAGATCGTTCAGATCAATGGCCGCAACTTCGACCTGCGCGCCGAAGGTGTCAACCTCGTCATCAACTACGCGGACAAGCCGGGCGCGCTGGGCAAGATCGGCACCCTGCTGGGCGCCGCCGGCGTCAACATCCACGCCGCGCAACTCAGTGCCGACGCCGACGGTGCGGGTGCGACCGCGATGCTCAGGCTGGACCGAGAGGTTCCCGCCGACGTGCTGGCCGCCATCGGCGCGGCCGTCGACGCCGTCACGCTCAAACTGGTCGATCTGTCCTGA